A window from Cinclus cinclus chromosome 4, bCinCin1.1, whole genome shotgun sequence encodes these proteins:
- the SLC6A15 gene encoding sodium-dependent neutral amino acid transporter B(0)AT2, translating to MPKNSKVVKRELDDEVIESVKDLLSNEDSSDDAFKKSELMVDDQEEKDVDVEEGSDVEDERPAWNSKLQYILAQVGFSVGLGNVWRFPYLCQKNGGGAYLVPYLILLLIIGIPLFFLELAVGQRIRRGSIGVWNYISPKLGGIGFASCVVCFFVALYYNVIIGWSLFYFSQSFQHPLPWDQCPLVKNASHTFVEPECEKSSATTYYWYREALNISSSLSESGGLNWKMTICLLAAWVMVCLAMIKGIQSSGKIMYFSSLFPYVVLLCFLIRGLLLNGSVDGIRHMFTPKLEIMLEPKVWREAATQVFFALGLGFGGVIAFSSYNKRDNNCHFDAVLVSFINFFTSVLATLVVFAVLGFKANIINEKCVTQNSEKILKLLKMGNLSQDMIPHHINFSSITAEDYNLVYDIIQKVKEEQFDSLGLKSCQIEDELDKAVQGTGLAFIAFTEAMTHFPASPFWSVMFFLMLVNLGLGSMFGTIEGIITPIVDTFKVRKEILTVICCLVAFFIGLIFVQRSGNYFVTMFDDYSATLPLLIVVILENIAVIRIYGIDKFMEDLKDMLGFSPSQYYYYMWKYVSPFVLLCLLVASIVQMGLSPPGYNAWIEDMAMEEFHSYPTWGMIVCLSLMVLAILPVPIVFMVRRCNLIDDSSGSLASVSYKRGRIIKEPVNLEGDNTSLIHGKSPSEVPSPNFGKNIYRKQTGSPTLDTAPNGRYGIGYLMADMPDMPESDL from the exons ATGCCCAAGAACAGCAAGGTAGTGAAAAGAGAACTAGATGATGAGGTCATTGAGTCCGTTAAGGACCTGCTCTCCAACGAGGACTCTTCAGATGATGCCTTCAAGAAGAGTGAACTTATGGTTGATgatcaggaagaaaaagatgtaGATGTTGAAGAAGGCTCAGATGTAGAAGATGAAAGACCTGCTTGGAACAGCAAACTGCAGTATATTCTGGCACAAGTTGGATtttctgtgggactggggaaTGTGTGGCGATTCCCCTATCTGTGTCAGAAGAATGGTGGAG GTGCCTATCTTGTGCCATACTTAATCTTGCTACTGATAATAGGAATTCCACTCTTTTTCTTGGAGCTTGCTGTTGGGCAGAGGATCCGTCGTGGGAGTATTGGTGTGTGGAACTATATCAGCCCCAAACTTGGAGGAATTGGATTTGCAAGCTGTGTA GTATGCTTCTTTGTGGCCCTGTACTACAATGTCATTATTGGATGGAGCCTGTTTTACTTTTCCCAGTCTTTTCAGCATCCTTTACCGTGGGACCAATGTCCTTTAGTTAAAAATGCATCTCATACCT TTGTGGAGCCAGAGTGTGAAAAAAGTTCTGCAACCACTTATTACTGGTACAGAGAAGCGCTGAATATTTCCAGCTCTCTGTCAGAGAGTGGGGGTTTAAATTGGAAGATGACAATCTGCTTGCTGGCTGCCTGGGTCATGGTATGTTTAGCCATGATCAAAGGCATTCAGTCTTCAGGCAAA ATCATGTATTTTAGTTCCCTTTTTCCATATGTGGTACTTTTATGCTTTCTGATCAGGGGACTGCTCCTTAATGGGTCAGTGGATGGCATTCGTCACATGTTCACCCCTAAG CTTGAAATAATGCTGGAGCCCAAAGTCTGGAGAGAAGCTGCTACTCAGGTGTTCTTTGCCTTAGGGCTTGGATTTGGTGGAGTCATTGCCTTTTCAAGCTACAACAAGAGAGACAACAACTGCCATTTTGATGCTGTACTGGTGTCCTTCATCAATTTTTTCACTTCTGTGCTGGCAACTTTGGTGGTGTTTGCAGTTCTGGGCTTCAAAGCCAATatcataaatgaaaaatgtgttaCACA aaattcagagaagattttaaaacttttgaaaATGGGCAATCTCAGCCAAGATATGATCCCACATCATATCAATTTCTCAAGCATTACAGCAGAAGATTACAATTTAGTTTATGACATTATACAAAAAGTTAAAGAAGAACAGTTTGATTCTCTTGGTCTGAAATCTTGTCAAATTGAAGATGAACTTGACAAG GCAGTTCAAGGAACTGGTTTAGCTTTTATTGCATTTACAGAAGCAATGACCCACTTCCCTGCCTCTCCCTTCTGGTCAGTTATGTTCTTTCTCATGTTAGTAAACTTGGGACTTGGAAGTATGTTTGGAACCATTGAAGGCATTATCACGCCCATTGTTGATACATTCAAGGTCAGGAAAGAAATTCTTACTG TCATCTGCTGCTTGGTAGCATTTTTTATTGGCCTGATCTTTGTGCAGCGctctggaaattattttgtgacAATGTTTGATGACTACTCAGCTACTCTGCCCCTGCTTATTGTGGTCATTTTGGAGAATATTGCAGTCATCCGAATTTATGGAATAGACAA ATTTATGGAGGACCTGAAGGATATGCTGGGGTTTTCTCCAAGCCAGTATTATTACTACATGTGGAAGTATGTTTCACCATTTGTATTGTTATGTTTGCTGGTAGCTAGCATTGTCCAAATGGGATTAAGTCCTCCTGGTTACAATGCTTGGATTGAAGATATG GCTATGGAAGAGTTCCACAGCTATCCAACATGGGGAATGATTGTCTGTTTATCTTTGATGGTGTTGGCCATACTGCCAGTCCCAATAGTATTCATGGTACGCCGCTGCAACCTTATTGATGACAGTTCTGGCAGTTTGGCATCTGTATCCTACAAAAGAGGTCGGATAATAAAGGAACCTGTTAACCTGGAGGGAGATAATACAAGTCTGATTCATGGGAAGAGCCCAAGTGAAGTGCCGTCTCCAAATTTTGGCAAAAACATCTATCGAAAACAGAC